In the Telopea speciosissima isolate NSW1024214 ecotype Mountain lineage chromosome 2, Tspe_v1, whole genome shotgun sequence genome, one interval contains:
- the LOC122652681 gene encoding ankyrin repeat-containing protein ITN1-like isoform X1, with protein MDSKLYNAAAGGDIKSLEGFKSSELLQVTRLENTILHVAVQAASARYGAYDETPEKMEAKIGKICDLCPSHIGRANLDGDTPLHIAARGGRYDIVELLISKYADIEIGSSSLLLKMVNSKKDTALHEALKNHHLFDRKYQQEYLKVVEILINKDPQLSNFINDATKESPVFIAAREGLLDFLKVVLNSCCSEYGGPAKMTALHAAVLLREEGDKIGKDGFLPAKKGGTRKTVLDIIENLMRRKPDLIEEEDEFELTPLHYAANLHSDEKIKDSHERVKKLLDPELASGHIPSVIYRSDKNGMTALHYAALRGDYKSIDALIQCCPDCFEQVDKRGWTTLHFAVKAGNDSTIKSITKNPKLGSISMFMVNKSDKNGDTPLHLAAKISNLDALRFLMDILQVDKRALNKDTLTALDILKAKGIDDILEKKSLTNNLKSKTGVVSSQAPKIAENETKQDGELDKGDQKTQDRNDEGQVLKKKDEDIGQVREIQLLVATLIATVSFAATFTMPGGYNSDGPDQGMATLSAKAAFIVFAISNTLAMALSTSAIFVHFNATTTTIYDLSTDTAAKFIILANTGMVIAFVTSTYLVLANNRPLAISTTVIGCLFFLVVGGKLLTSFFKYCVGPIFCNKCCGFTCLLCCCLPFLCCFKGDNKKSEGEKKPVEEKKPLQSSAEEDSKVIKVV; from the exons atggATTCAAAGTTGTATAATGCCGCAGCTGGAGGTGATATTAAGTCCCTAGAGGGATTTAAATCATCAGAACTACTGCAAGTAACGCGTTTAGAGAACACAATCCTTCATGTTGCAGTACAAGCGGCATCAGCACGATATGGAGCATATGATGAAACCCCAGAAAAGATGGAGGCAAAAATTGGGAAGATTTGCGATTTATGTCCATCCCATATCGGACGAGCAAACTTGGATGGCGATACTCCGCTACATATCGCTGCAAGAGGAGGCCGATATGACATAGTAGAACTACTCATTAGTAAGTATGCTGATATTGAGATTGGATCTTCTTCCTTACTACTGAAAATGGTGAATTCAAAGAAAGATACGGCTTTACATGAAGCCCTTAAAAATCATCACCTTTTCGATCGGAAATATCAGCAGGAGTACCTTAAGGTAGTGGAGATCTTGATTAATAAAGACCCACAATTGTCCAATTTCATTAATGATGCCACCAAAGAAAGCCCAGTTTTTATAGCTGCCAGGGAAGGATTACTCGATTTCTTGAAAGTGGTCTTGAATTCTTGCTGCTCAGAATATGGTGGCCCTGCCAAAATGACTGCTTTGCACGCAGCAGTTCTTTTAAGGGAAGAAG GAGACAAGATTGGAAAGGATGGTTTCCTACCAGCAAAGAAAGGAGGGACAAGAAAAACAG TTTTAGATATCATAGAAAACTTAATGAGAAGAAAGCCCGATCTcatcgaagaagaagatgaattcGAGCTAACTCCACTTCATTATGCTGCAAACTTGCATTCTGATGAGAAGATCAAGGATTCTCATGAGAGGGTTAAAAAGTTGCTGGATCCGGAACTTGCCAGTGGTCATATACCATCAGTTATTTATCGCTCGGACAAAAATGGCATGACAGCGCTTCATTACGCAGCTCTTAGAGGCGATTATAAATCGATCGATGCGTTGATtcaatgttgtccagattgctTCGAGCAGGTCGATAAGAGAGGATGGACCACCCTTCATTTTGCTGTCAAAGCTGGAAATGACTCTACCATCAAGTCTATTACAAAGAATCCAAAGCTTGGAAGCATTTCAATGTTTATGGTGAACAAGAGTGACAAGAATGGAGACACACCTTTACATCTTGCTGCCAAGATTTCAAACCTTGATGCATTGAGATTTCTCATGGATATCCTTCAAGTGGACAAAAGAGCCCTAAACAAAGACACCTTGACAGCTTTGGACATTCTTAAAGCAAAGGGAATTGATGATATCTTGGAAAAG AAATCCCTTACAAACAATTTGAAGAGTAAAACAGGTGTAGTCTCTAGTCAAGCTCCAAAGATTGCTGAGAATGAAACCAAACAAGATGGAGAACTTGATAAGGGGGACCAAAAGACCCAAGATCGTAATGATGAAGGGCAAGtcctaaaaaagaaagatgaagacATAGGCCAAGTACGTGAAATCCAACTGTTGGTGGCAACCCTTATAGCTACCGTTTCCTTTGCAGCTACTTTCACAATGCCTGGAGGTTACAATAGTGATGGCCCAGATCAGGGCATGGCAACTTTAAGTGCAAAAGCAGCTTTCATAGTATTTGCAATATCAAACACATTGGCAATGGCACTATCTACTTCTGCTATATTTGTCCACTTCAACGCCACCACCACAACAATTTATGATCTTTCCACTGACACAGCTGCTAAATTCATTATTCTTGCTAATACTGGAATGGTAATAGCTTTTGTGACAAGCACATACTTAGTACTTGCCAACAATCGACCACTTGCTATCTCCACAACTGTTATTGGTTGCTTATTTTTCCTTGTTGTTGGAGGGAAACTTTTAACTAGCTTTTTTAA
- the LOC122652681 gene encoding ankyrin repeat-containing protein ITN1-like isoform X3, with protein sequence MDSKLYNAAAGGDIKSLEGFKSSELLQVTRLENTILHVAVQAASARYGAYDETPEKMEAKIGKICDLCPSHIGRANLDGDTPLHIAARGGRYDIVELLISKYADIEIGSSSLLLKMVNSKKDTALHEALKNHHLFDRKYQQEYLKVVEILINKDPQLSNFINDATKESPVFIAAREGLLDFLKVVLNSCCSEYGGPAKMTALHAAVLLREEGDKIGKDGFLPAKKGGTRKTVLDIIENLMRRKPDLIEEEDEFELTPLHYAANLHSDEKIKDSHERVKKLLDPELASGHIPSVIYRSDKNGMTALHYAALRGDYKSIDALIQCCPDCFEQVDKRGWTTLHFAVKAGNDSTIKSITKNPKLGSISMFMVNKSDKNGDTPLHLAAKISNLDALRFLMDILQVDKRALNKDTLTALDILKAKGIDDILEKKSLTNNLKSKTGVVSSQAPKIAENETKQDGELDKGDQKTQDRNDEGQVLKKKDEDIGQVREIQLLVATLIATVSFAATFTMPGGYNSDGPDQGMATLSAKAAFIVFAISNTLAMALSTSAIFVHFNATTTTIYDLSTDTAAKFIILANTGMVIAFVTSTYLVLANNRPLAISTTVIGCLFFLVVGGKLLTSFFKYCVGPIFCNKCCGFTCLLCC encoded by the exons atggATTCAAAGTTGTATAATGCCGCAGCTGGAGGTGATATTAAGTCCCTAGAGGGATTTAAATCATCAGAACTACTGCAAGTAACGCGTTTAGAGAACACAATCCTTCATGTTGCAGTACAAGCGGCATCAGCACGATATGGAGCATATGATGAAACCCCAGAAAAGATGGAGGCAAAAATTGGGAAGATTTGCGATTTATGTCCATCCCATATCGGACGAGCAAACTTGGATGGCGATACTCCGCTACATATCGCTGCAAGAGGAGGCCGATATGACATAGTAGAACTACTCATTAGTAAGTATGCTGATATTGAGATTGGATCTTCTTCCTTACTACTGAAAATGGTGAATTCAAAGAAAGATACGGCTTTACATGAAGCCCTTAAAAATCATCACCTTTTCGATCGGAAATATCAGCAGGAGTACCTTAAGGTAGTGGAGATCTTGATTAATAAAGACCCACAATTGTCCAATTTCATTAATGATGCCACCAAAGAAAGCCCAGTTTTTATAGCTGCCAGGGAAGGATTACTCGATTTCTTGAAAGTGGTCTTGAATTCTTGCTGCTCAGAATATGGTGGCCCTGCCAAAATGACTGCTTTGCACGCAGCAGTTCTTTTAAGGGAAGAAG GAGACAAGATTGGAAAGGATGGTTTCCTACCAGCAAAGAAAGGAGGGACAAGAAAAACAG TTTTAGATATCATAGAAAACTTAATGAGAAGAAAGCCCGATCTcatcgaagaagaagatgaattcGAGCTAACTCCACTTCATTATGCTGCAAACTTGCATTCTGATGAGAAGATCAAGGATTCTCATGAGAGGGTTAAAAAGTTGCTGGATCCGGAACTTGCCAGTGGTCATATACCATCAGTTATTTATCGCTCGGACAAAAATGGCATGACAGCGCTTCATTACGCAGCTCTTAGAGGCGATTATAAATCGATCGATGCGTTGATtcaatgttgtccagattgctTCGAGCAGGTCGATAAGAGAGGATGGACCACCCTTCATTTTGCTGTCAAAGCTGGAAATGACTCTACCATCAAGTCTATTACAAAGAATCCAAAGCTTGGAAGCATTTCAATGTTTATGGTGAACAAGAGTGACAAGAATGGAGACACACCTTTACATCTTGCTGCCAAGATTTCAAACCTTGATGCATTGAGATTTCTCATGGATATCCTTCAAGTGGACAAAAGAGCCCTAAACAAAGACACCTTGACAGCTTTGGACATTCTTAAAGCAAAGGGAATTGATGATATCTTGGAAAAG AAATCCCTTACAAACAATTTGAAGAGTAAAACAGGTGTAGTCTCTAGTCAAGCTCCAAAGATTGCTGAGAATGAAACCAAACAAGATGGAGAACTTGATAAGGGGGACCAAAAGACCCAAGATCGTAATGATGAAGGGCAAGtcctaaaaaagaaagatgaagacATAGGCCAAGTACGTGAAATCCAACTGTTGGTGGCAACCCTTATAGCTACCGTTTCCTTTGCAGCTACTTTCACAATGCCTGGAGGTTACAATAGTGATGGCCCAGATCAGGGCATGGCAACTTTAAGTGCAAAAGCAGCTTTCATAGTATTTGCAATATCAAACACATTGGCAATGGCACTATCTACTTCTGCTATATTTGTCCACTTCAACGCCACCACCACAACAATTTATGATCTTTCCACTGACACAGCTGCTAAATTCATTATTCTTGCTAATACTGGAATGGTAATAGCTTTTGTGACAAGCACATACTTAGTACTTGCCAACAATCGACCACTTGCTATCTCCACAACTGTTATTGGTTGCTTATTTTTCCTTGTTGTTGGAGGGAAACTTTTAACTAGCTTTTTTAA
- the LOC122652681 gene encoding ankyrin repeat-containing protein At5g02620-like isoform X2 has translation MDSKLYNAAAGGDIKSLEGFKSSELLQVTRLENTILHVAVQAASARYGAYDETPEKMEAKIGKICDLCPSHIGRANLDGDTPLHIAARGGRYDIVELLISKYADIEIGSSSLLLKMVNSKKDTALHEALKNHHLFDRKYQQEYLKVVEILINKDPQLSNFINDATKESPVFIAAREGLLDFLKVVLNSCCSEYGGPAKMTALHAAVLLREEVLDIIENLMRRKPDLIEEEDEFELTPLHYAANLHSDEKIKDSHERVKKLLDPELASGHIPSVIYRSDKNGMTALHYAALRGDYKSIDALIQCCPDCFEQVDKRGWTTLHFAVKAGNDSTIKSITKNPKLGSISMFMVNKSDKNGDTPLHLAAKISNLDALRFLMDILQVDKRALNKDTLTALDILKAKGIDDILEKKSLTNNLKSKTGVVSSQAPKIAENETKQDGELDKGDQKTQDRNDEGQVLKKKDEDIGQVREIQLLVATLIATVSFAATFTMPGGYNSDGPDQGMATLSAKAAFIVFAISNTLAMALSTSAIFVHFNATTTTIYDLSTDTAAKFIILANTGMVIAFVTSTYLVLANNRPLAISTTVIGCLFFLVVGGKLLTSFFKYCVGPIFCNKCCGFTCLLCCCLPFLCCFKGDNKKSEGEKKPVEEKKPLQSSAEEDSKVIKVV, from the exons atggATTCAAAGTTGTATAATGCCGCAGCTGGAGGTGATATTAAGTCCCTAGAGGGATTTAAATCATCAGAACTACTGCAAGTAACGCGTTTAGAGAACACAATCCTTCATGTTGCAGTACAAGCGGCATCAGCACGATATGGAGCATATGATGAAACCCCAGAAAAGATGGAGGCAAAAATTGGGAAGATTTGCGATTTATGTCCATCCCATATCGGACGAGCAAACTTGGATGGCGATACTCCGCTACATATCGCTGCAAGAGGAGGCCGATATGACATAGTAGAACTACTCATTAGTAAGTATGCTGATATTGAGATTGGATCTTCTTCCTTACTACTGAAAATGGTGAATTCAAAGAAAGATACGGCTTTACATGAAGCCCTTAAAAATCATCACCTTTTCGATCGGAAATATCAGCAGGAGTACCTTAAGGTAGTGGAGATCTTGATTAATAAAGACCCACAATTGTCCAATTTCATTAATGATGCCACCAAAGAAAGCCCAGTTTTTATAGCTGCCAGGGAAGGATTACTCGATTTCTTGAAAGTGGTCTTGAATTCTTGCTGCTCAGAATATGGTGGCCCTGCCAAAATGACTGCTTTGCACGCAGCAGTTCTTTTAAGGGAAGAAG TTTTAGATATCATAGAAAACTTAATGAGAAGAAAGCCCGATCTcatcgaagaagaagatgaattcGAGCTAACTCCACTTCATTATGCTGCAAACTTGCATTCTGATGAGAAGATCAAGGATTCTCATGAGAGGGTTAAAAAGTTGCTGGATCCGGAACTTGCCAGTGGTCATATACCATCAGTTATTTATCGCTCGGACAAAAATGGCATGACAGCGCTTCATTACGCAGCTCTTAGAGGCGATTATAAATCGATCGATGCGTTGATtcaatgttgtccagattgctTCGAGCAGGTCGATAAGAGAGGATGGACCACCCTTCATTTTGCTGTCAAAGCTGGAAATGACTCTACCATCAAGTCTATTACAAAGAATCCAAAGCTTGGAAGCATTTCAATGTTTATGGTGAACAAGAGTGACAAGAATGGAGACACACCTTTACATCTTGCTGCCAAGATTTCAAACCTTGATGCATTGAGATTTCTCATGGATATCCTTCAAGTGGACAAAAGAGCCCTAAACAAAGACACCTTGACAGCTTTGGACATTCTTAAAGCAAAGGGAATTGATGATATCTTGGAAAAG AAATCCCTTACAAACAATTTGAAGAGTAAAACAGGTGTAGTCTCTAGTCAAGCTCCAAAGATTGCTGAGAATGAAACCAAACAAGATGGAGAACTTGATAAGGGGGACCAAAAGACCCAAGATCGTAATGATGAAGGGCAAGtcctaaaaaagaaagatgaagacATAGGCCAAGTACGTGAAATCCAACTGTTGGTGGCAACCCTTATAGCTACCGTTTCCTTTGCAGCTACTTTCACAATGCCTGGAGGTTACAATAGTGATGGCCCAGATCAGGGCATGGCAACTTTAAGTGCAAAAGCAGCTTTCATAGTATTTGCAATATCAAACACATTGGCAATGGCACTATCTACTTCTGCTATATTTGTCCACTTCAACGCCACCACCACAACAATTTATGATCTTTCCACTGACACAGCTGCTAAATTCATTATTCTTGCTAATACTGGAATGGTAATAGCTTTTGTGACAAGCACATACTTAGTACTTGCCAACAATCGACCACTTGCTATCTCCACAACTGTTATTGGTTGCTTATTTTTCCTTGTTGTTGGAGGGAAACTTTTAACTAGCTTTTTTAA